Genomic window (Streptomyces sp. RerS4):
CGCCGTGGTGTCGTGCGAGGCGAGGGTGTTGATGAGAGTGCACGAGTAACCGGGGTCGGAGGTCGGCACCAGGAGCATCGTGATGCCCTTGTGCGCGGGGGCGTCCGGGTCGGTGCGCACGGCGAGCCAGACCCAGTCGGCAGTGTCGCCGTTGGTGGTCCAGATCTTCTGGCCGTTGACGACGTAGGTGCCGCTGTCCTCGTCGCCCTCACGGACGGCCTTGCACTTGAGGGCGGCGAGGTCCGTGCCGGCGTCGGGCTCGCTGTAGCCGATGGCGAAGTCGATCTCCCCGGAGAGGATCCGGGGGAGGAAGTACGCCTTCTGTTCGTCGGTGCCGAACTGCATGATGGTCGGTCCGACCGTGTTCAGCGCCATCAGCGGGAGCGGGACGCCGGCCTGCGCGGCCTCGTCGAAGAAGATGAACTGGTCCATGGGCGACATGCCGCGACCGCCGTACTCCACGGGCCAGCCGACGCCGAGCCGGCCGTCGGCGCCGAGGCGGCGGATGGTCTCGCGGTAGAAACGCTTCTGCGCCGCCGGGTCCTCGTAGCGGGCGTAGACGTCCTCGGGCACCAGCTCGGCGAAATAGGCGCGCAGTTCGGCGCGCAACTGCTGCTGCTCAGGCGTGTATTCGAGGTGCACGGCCCCTCCGAAAGCGTCGCGGTCCGGCCGATCGCCGGTGTGGCGGCGGTCAGAGTAGAACGCGTTGCAAAAATCCGGAAGGGCCGCGCAGGGGCGGTCGCCAGTCCTGCTGTCTGCCGCCGACTGCCGCTGCCGGCACCGGACCGGCTGCGGCGGCGCGGCGCCCGTCAGTTCAAGGCGGTGATCATGGACGCGGCCGTCGCCGCCATCGCCTCGCGGGCGGCGGTCAGGTACGGGCGGGGGTCGGCCGGGGTCAGGTGGGTGCGGATGGCGTCGGTCATGGCCACGTTGAGCGCCGTACCGATGTTGACCTTGCGGATGCCGCCGGCCACGGCGGCCGCCAGCTCCGCGTCCGGCAGACCCGAGGAGCCGTGCAGGACGAGGGGTACGTCCACCGACTTGGCCAGCTTCGCCAGGAGCACGTGGTCCAGCGCCGCCGTCCGGCTGGTCATCGCGTGGCTGCTGCCGACGGCCACGGCCAGGGCGTCCACCCCGGAGTCGGCGACGAACCGCCGCGCCTCGTCGGGGTCGGTCCGCGCGCCCGGCGCGTGCGGGTCCAGCGGCGCGGCGCCGTTCTTGCCCCCGACCTCGCCGAGCTCGGCCTCGATCCACAGCCCGTTGACGTGGGCCCAGTCGGCCGCGGAACGGGTCGCCTCCAGGTTCTCCGCGTAGGGCAGGTGCGCGGCGTCGTACATCACGGACCCGAATCCGGCGTCGACGGCCTGCCGCAACAGGTCCGGGCTCTTGACGTGGTCCAGGTGCAGTCCTACGGGCACCCCCGCCGCCTCCGCGCACGCGGCGGCCGCCCGTGCGATGGGCAGCACGGCGCCGCCCCGGAACTTCACGGCGTTCTCGCTGAGTTGCAGGATCACCGGCAGGCCGACCCGCTCGGCGCCCGCGACCACGGCCTCGGCGTGCTCCAGGGTGATGATGTTGAACGCGGCGACGGCGCGGCCGGCGGAGGCGGCTTCGGCGACCAGGGTTCCGGCGGAGGCGAGGCTCATCGGACCGCCTCCTCGGCGGGAGCGGGGGCCGGCGCGAGGATCACCGAGCGGGTCAGGTTGCGGGGCGCGTCCGGGTCCAGCTGCCGGTGTGCGGCGACCGCCACGGCGAGCCGGTGGACGCGTACCAGCTCGGCGAGCGGGTCCAGTTCCCCGCCCACCCACGTGGCGCCGGTGCCGCGCACCTGCTCGGCGATCCCGTCCGGGGCCACGTCGAGCGACCAGGTCACGGAACCGGATCCGGTGACGCTGACCGGGCCGTGCCGGTACTCCATCGCCGGGTAGGACTCGGCCCAGGACAGGGACGCCTCGCGCATCTTGAGGGCTGCCTCGTGGGCCAGGCC
Coding sequences:
- a CDS encoding acyl-CoA dehydrogenase family protein encodes the protein MHLEYTPEQQQLRAELRAYFAELVPEDVYARYEDPAAQKRFYRETIRRLGADGRLGVGWPVEYGGRGMSPMDQFIFFDEAAQAGVPLPLMALNTVGPTIMQFGTDEQKAYFLPRILSGEIDFAIGYSEPDAGTDLAALKCKAVREGDEDSGTYVVNGQKIWTTNGDTADWVWLAVRTDPDAPAHKGITMLLVPTSDPGYSCTLINTLASHDTTASYYENIRVPASRRVGQENKGWRLITNQLNHERVTLAAHGTMAIRALHDVQRWAIGTKLADGRRVIDLPWVRGRLARTHARLDAMKLLNWQMVNAVQSGTLTPQDASAVKVYGSEARRDAYAWLMEVVGAAGSLKDGSAGAVLHGELERGYRSAVIFTFGGGNNEIQREIISWIGLGMPRVRR
- a CDS encoding class II fructose-bisphosphate aldolase; its protein translation is MSLASAGTLVAEAASAGRAVAAFNIITLEHAEAVVAGAERVGLPVILQLSENAVKFRGGAVLPIARAAAACAEAAGVPVGLHLDHVKSPDLLRQAVDAGFGSVMYDAAHLPYAENLEATRSAADWAHVNGLWIEAELGEVGGKNGAAPLDPHAPGARTDPDEARRFVADSGVDALAVAVGSSHAMTSRTAALDHVLLAKLAKSVDVPLVLHGSSGLPDAELAAAVAGGIRKVNIGTALNVAMTDAIRTHLTPADPRPYLTAAREAMAATAASMITALN